The Colius striatus isolate bColStr4 chromosome 13, bColStr4.1.hap1, whole genome shotgun sequence genome includes the window CATCCGaggaggcatcaagaagagtgtgggcagcaggtccagagaggttctgctccccttctgctctgttctagtgaggcctcatctggagtcctgtgtccagttctgggctccccagctcaagagagacagagaactgctggagggaggccagtgcagggctacagagatgctgaggggactggagcatcttataaggaaaggctgtgggacctggggctgttcagcctggaggagaggaggctgagagggcacctcatcaacacttacaagtccctaaagggtgggtgtgagcaggatggggcaacactttgttctgtgatggccagcgacaggacaaggggcaatggacatCAACTGGACCAccaggagaaagtcctttggtgctgaggtgagggagccctggcccaggctgcccaggaaggatgtggaggctccttttcaggtttccaaccccacctggacacgttcctgtgtcccctgagccaggggaacctgctttagcaggggcttgggcggAGCAGCTCTTCacggcccttccagcccccagcactcagGGATTCATTCAGTGATTCTAGGCAGATCACACTTTGGATGGCACCAGGGTGCAGAGAGTCTCTCCCCAGACAGAACgatggggctgaggggctgttGTGGGCCATTGGGCAGTGACTGTGCCCCTTGTCCCCCACCCCAGGGCCAGACGGACACGTAACCCGCTACGGGCTGGAGTGGCTGGTGAAGAACAGCTACGAGGGGCAGAAGCAGCGGGTGATGCAGCCCCGCATCCTGTGGAACGCTGACATCTACCGGCAGGCCCAGGTGCCGGCCGTGGACTGCCGCAGCTTCCTGGAGACGGACGAGGGGCTGAAGGAGTTCCTGCAGAACTTCCTGCTCTACGGCATCGCCTTCGTGGAGAACGTCACCCCCACCAAAGAGGACACCCAGATCTTAGCAGAGAGGGTCAGCTTGATCAGGTAACCGGCGTTGCCCCGGGAAGGCCACTGAGTGCCTCAAGGGTCAGCTTGCTTTGGTCTGGAAAGGTGCCTCTTCCCCAGTGTATTGAGCTGTAGGACCTGGTTTGCAAACAACATCTGAGGCTTCTCCATCCTCTGGCTGCTCCTTTTGAGCTGGGATGAGATATGGCCCTTTTTAGGGTATGGAGCTGCCTCAGGAGCTCCTGTGGGACTGCACACAGAGAGGAGTGACTGAAGGAAGGAGCCTGTCTGGGAAGAGTTGAGTTCTGCAAGGAGAGACATTTCCTGTTATGACTTGAAAGGTTAGGagggcagccctggccctgggaGCCAGGGAGATCAAAAACAACTTGTAGCTCTCACTAAAGAAAACTATTGGGAAATGTTTCTGGTGTGTTTCAAACAtaccagcagcagcctggcaagCAGGGCTCTGGGTTTGGAATTcaagctgcagaagcagttgCACTTCTCCTGGGCCACTGGAAGATGAGGGATTTATTTTAGCCAGTAGTTCCTCCAAGTAGAAAGGAAAGGTTCTAAGGAATGTCCAGACACCTTCATTCTCCAGGTACCCTCACCCTGTAGCCCCTGAGTGGTTTGTCCTTGCCTTCTGTCCTTTCCAGGGGAGAGGTGGGTGAAAATGCAGGATCCTAAGGTCAAGAAATGGGATTTGGTAGCCCTGTGGTAGAAGCAAAGGCTGTAGCTGCACTCAAGCAGCAGCTTGTGTCACTCAGGGCCTTCCTTGGTTTGAGATGTGGTGTGGGAAGAAGACGTTTGTTTGTCAAGGAGAAACCAGACTCATTGCCATCAGCCTTTTaggggaggaaagagaggaactGGATACTAGAGGAGGCATTAGAAGCAGCATCTCTTGACAATGTGAATGTTaagttgttttgctttaatttactCCATATAGGATGGAGGGAAGGTACCAGCAAATGTGAGAGAGGATCTGCTGTACCACCACActgctgagggccatggcttagtggtgggcttggcagggtgtgaggagggcttggactccatgagcttaaagggcttttcccaGCACAATGGTCCATGATCCTGTGAGCCTGCAGCTCTCAGGGAACCCCCCACCTCTCTTGCAGGGAGACCATCTATGGCAGGATGTGGTACTTCACCTCTGACTTCTCTCGGGGAGACACAGCCTACACCAAGCTGGCCCTGGACCGCCACACTGACACCACCTACTTCCAGGAGCCCTGTGGGTAAGGCAGGCATGGGACTGACAGGGACAAACacccaagagctgcctggaccCACCTGCTCCCAGTGTATTAACTTGTCAGAAAACTAACTGTGACCTTCTGGCAAAGCCTTTATCTCCTGATCAGCCTTCGGGGCCTCTTCTCACCCACAGCAGGTGACATAGCAGGATGTCCCAGCTCCACCCTCACCGGCACCTTTTCACCTGGGTGCTCTGAACCACCCTTCTACTCACAGCAGTTTCAGGATAACATTACAAAGTCAGGCTCCAAGCACCAGAGCAAAGACAACaacctcctgcagctccaggagctgaggagcctcTTCTGAGGGCAGGCTCTGTGGTACCTGGGGAGCAAGATGACATTGCAGCCTTTTGTATAGCCTGGGGAGTTTCTGTCCTCTATCCCTGGCAATAGCTGAAGCCTGAGATGGTCAGATATGGCCAATTTCAGCCAAAGCAGACAGCCAAATGAATGCATCTTGCCTGAAAACCACCTAATTTCATTTAGAAGCAGGTCAAAGACTGTTTCATTTGGTTTGGAAGCAAGTCTGAAAGAGTCTGGGAGGAAGGGATTTCTGGCAGAGGTGGGGGCTCAGGAAAGCCAGAAATTCATGTTCTTCCTGCACAGCTCTGGTTTTGCAGAGCTGCAAGCATTAGTAGTTGACCCTACTAATTCAGCCCATGCTGTCACCGCTTGATACACTTCAGTTGGCTGGAGATGAGAATACACCTACCTGAAGGGAACCCTTCCGAGTGCCaaagaaaggcaggaaaatagCCAATGAGCTCTACAGTTCTGGCACCAAGAGGTTTAGTCAAAGCTCCTGTGTAGGCTGAAGGTCTGATTATTAGTTTTCCAATTTGATTTGGGGGAAGGTTTTGTGAGCTGAACCAAGTCAGCTGTGCAGGCACAGGAGCACGTGAGTTCTGCAGTCAGCCGTTCCCTGCGAGCAGGGAAACCAACCGGGCTGGGCTTGAAACATGTGGCAGGGCCTGTGCTTTGTGTGGCAgccaggcccagggcagtgattgtgcccctggactgggcactggtgaggctgcacctcaaatgcTGTGTGCAGTGTTGGGCTcttcactacaagagggacgtTGAGGGCCTGGAGCGTGGCTGGAGGCTCtgggacacgttcctgtgccccgtGATCGAGGTCAACccgctttagcagggggctgagctgggtgagctctgcagagcccttcccacTCCCcttggggctgtggggagcaccttctctgcccagggcaggcagccaggggctgtggtgctctgccttctctctcccccacagcaTCCAGGTGTTCCACTGCCTGAAACACGAGGGCACGGGCGGGCGCACGCTGCTGGTGGACGGTTTCCACGCGGCAGAGCAGGTTCTGCGTGGGGCCCCTGAGCACTTCCAGCTGCTCACCAAGGTGCCCCTCAAGCACGAGTACGTGGAGAACGTGGGCGACTGCCACAACCACATGATCGGCGTCGGGCCCGTCCTCAACGTCTACCCCTGGAACAACGAGCTCTATCTGATCAGGTACCAGCCACCCCTTGCTGATGGGAGGATGAGAGGCTGGTGGTGGGACCTGCTGGCTCTCAGTAGAGAGCAGACATCCAGCATGTgtgtgaggggcaggggtgaaaCCACAGCAGCACCTCGTGTTTCCTTCCGGGCTCTGCCTGTCTGCTTGAGAGGAAGTGTCAGAACCACAGTACAAAGATGACTGTTGGTGTGGAGCTTTGATTTTTGCCTCCTGCCACCCTCATCTTGTTTCCTTTGCTGAGGCAGCAGGATTCAGCCCTTCTCTGCCAAAGGAACAGGGAGGGCACAGGCTGGGCCCTCCCAAAGCCCTGCCAGGgccactctctgcagctccagcttaCCTGAGCGCAGGACTTGCGCTCTAAGCAACCCTCCCTCTTGCCCATTGCCGTGGCACATCCCTCCAGGGAAAAGCAGCCAGTTGTACCCTTAGCAGCAGCCCTCTCCTTGCTGTCAGTGTCAGGGGGCCCACGTGGGCTGTGTCTCACCTGCCCTCTGCCCCCAGGTACAACAACTACGACCGTGCCGTCATCAACACGGTGCCATACGATGTGGTGCACCGCTGGTACGCTGCTCACCGCACGCTCACCGCCGAGCTCAGGAGGCCAGAGAATGAGCTGTGGGTCAAGCTCAAGCCTGGCAAGGtagggct containing:
- the TMLHE gene encoding trimethyllysine dioxygenase, mitochondrial, whose product is MWCRRLPWLLKVPSHPSRGSGPRWLRLPRDTRPVLAAVARWHHTAPESLKCAWQLHRDHLELRYADTLMRFDFVWLRDHCRSASCYNAKTHQRSLDTASVDLAIRPQAVRVDETTLFLTWPDGHVTRYGLEWLVKNSYEGQKQRVMQPRILWNADIYRQAQVPAVDCRSFLETDEGLKEFLQNFLLYGIAFVENVTPTKEDTQILAERVSLIRETIYGRMWYFTSDFSRGDTAYTKLALDRHTDTTYFQEPCGIQVFHCLKHEGTGGRTLLVDGFHAAEQVLRGAPEHFQLLTKVPLKHEYVENVGDCHNHMIGVGPVLNVYPWNNELYLIRYNNYDRAVINTVPYDVVHRWYAAHRTLTAELRRPENELWVKLKPGKALFIDNWRVLHGREAFTGYRQLCGCYLTRDDVLNTARLLGLQA